From the Burkholderia glumae LMG 2196 = ATCC 33617 genome, one window contains:
- a CDS encoding peptidoglycan DD-metalloendopeptidase family protein, with the protein MLRAMQNNRSTIPLTYGQRIGQRAICAAALLLVAACASRLDQAPVVDRSGALGTTASAPAAPAAAPVPLGPPPPGYYRVKPGDTLYRIALENGQNYRDIAAWNNLANPNQIEVDQLLRVAPPNGATASVQPGAVPPLSSGPAMPPIYGANGASTGAGTAAPAAAPAPAPVANDKAAGPSSVTFAWPVRGPILNTFDDSRNKGINIGGAAGTPVKAAADGRVVYAGNGLRGYGNLIIVKHDATYLTAYAHNRALMVKEGDSVTKGQKIAEMGNSDSDRVMLHFEVRRQGKPVDPLKYLPPQ; encoded by the coding sequence ATGTTGCGCGCGATGCAAAACAATCGATCGACTATTCCGCTGACATACGGCCAGCGAATCGGCCAGCGCGCGATTTGTGCAGCTGCACTCCTGCTCGTCGCCGCCTGCGCGTCGCGACTCGATCAGGCGCCCGTCGTTGACCGCTCCGGCGCGCTCGGCACCACCGCCTCGGCGCCCGCCGCGCCGGCGGCGGCGCCCGTACCGCTCGGCCCGCCGCCGCCCGGCTATTACCGGGTGAAACCGGGCGACACGCTGTATCGCATCGCTCTCGAGAACGGCCAGAACTACCGCGACATCGCCGCGTGGAACAATCTCGCGAACCCGAACCAGATCGAGGTCGATCAGCTGCTGCGCGTGGCGCCGCCGAACGGCGCGACCGCCTCGGTGCAGCCGGGGGCGGTGCCGCCGCTGTCGAGCGGTCCCGCGATGCCGCCGATCTACGGTGCCAACGGCGCGAGCACCGGTGCCGGCACGGCGGCGCCCGCCGCGGCGCCGGCGCCGGCACCGGTCGCGAACGACAAGGCTGCCGGCCCGAGCAGCGTGACGTTCGCATGGCCGGTGCGCGGCCCGATCCTCAACACGTTCGACGATTCGAGGAACAAGGGCATCAATATCGGCGGGGCGGCCGGCACGCCCGTGAAGGCCGCCGCCGATGGCCGCGTGGTCTACGCCGGCAACGGTCTGCGCGGTTACGGCAACCTCATTATCGTCAAGCACGACGCAACCTATCTCACTGCGTATGCACACAACCGCGCTTTGATGGTAAAAGAGGGGGATTCCGTCACGAAAGGCCAGAAGATCGCCGAGATGGGCAATAGCGACTCCGACCGCGTGATGTTGCATTTCGAGGTCCGCCGGCAGGGCAAACCTGTCGATCCGCTGAAGTATCTGCCGCCTCAATAG
- the rpoS gene encoding RNA polymerase sigma factor RpoS, protein MPKSKRHEPQAESEKISRATQASMGRAGASKDDDDDTAESEREYEARESDAEESDGEREGRGGSESAPEPDDFRAVLQAELTADTIQHYLNRISVKPLLTVEEEQRYSRLAKAGEFEARQVMIERNLRLVVSIAKGYLNRGVPLLDLIEEGNLGLMHAIEKFDPTRGFRFSTYATWWIRQSIERAIMNQARTVRLPVHVIRELNQVLRAKRHLEKNSMSTGEAAERREAGIDDIAYLTGKTAEEVTDILALNEHTASLDAPLDLDPASSLLDLLPDDQSQSPDAEVQHRELETLTRAWLSRLSDKHRHVIERRFGLNHIEPATLEELADEMGLTRERVRQIQQEALVRLKRFFASNGVRKDAVL, encoded by the coding sequence ATGCCGAAATCGAAGCGCCACGAGCCGCAAGCCGAATCTGAGAAGATCAGTCGTGCCACGCAAGCATCGATGGGGCGCGCTGGCGCTTCGAAGGACGACGATGACGACACCGCCGAGAGCGAGCGTGAGTACGAGGCGCGTGAATCCGATGCGGAGGAGTCCGACGGCGAGCGCGAAGGGCGGGGCGGCAGCGAGAGCGCGCCCGAGCCCGACGATTTCCGCGCGGTGCTGCAGGCGGAACTGACCGCCGACACGATCCAGCACTATCTGAACCGCATCAGCGTCAAGCCGCTCCTGACCGTCGAGGAGGAGCAGCGATATTCGCGGCTCGCGAAGGCGGGCGAGTTCGAGGCGCGGCAGGTGATGATCGAGCGCAATCTGCGGCTCGTGGTCAGTATCGCAAAGGGCTATCTGAATCGTGGCGTGCCCCTGCTCGACCTGATCGAGGAAGGCAACCTCGGCCTGATGCATGCGATCGAGAAATTCGATCCCACGCGCGGCTTCCGCTTTTCGACCTATGCCACTTGGTGGATCCGGCAGAGCATCGAGCGCGCGATCATGAACCAGGCGCGCACCGTGCGGCTGCCGGTGCACGTGATCCGCGAACTGAACCAGGTGCTGCGTGCCAAGCGTCATCTGGAAAAGAATTCGATGTCGACGGGCGAGGCCGCCGAGCGCCGCGAAGCCGGCATCGACGATATCGCCTACCTCACCGGCAAGACGGCCGAGGAGGTGACCGACATCCTTGCGCTCAACGAGCATACCGCCTCGCTCGACGCGCCACTCGACCTCGATCCGGCGAGCAGCCTGCTCGATCTGCTGCCCGACGACCAGAGCCAGTCGCCCGACGCGGAGGTCCAGCACCGCGAGCTCGAAACGCTGACGCGCGCCTGGCTGTCGCGGCTGTCCGACAAGCATCGCCACGTGATCGAGCGACGCTTCGGGCTCAACCACATCGAACCCGCGACGCTCGAGGAACTGGCCGACGAGATGGGCCTGACCCGCGAGCGCGTCCGGCAGATCCAGCAGGAAGCGCTGGTACGCCTGAAGCGGTTCTTCGCCTCCAATGGCGTTCGCAAGGACGCCGTTCTGTAA
- a CDS encoding 3'-5' exonuclease, whose product MTPILVFDIETIPDVDGIRRLEDLPSDLSDAEVAEHAFDARREKTGSDFLPHHLQRVAAISCVFRDKGGFRVRSLGTAQDGEAALIQSFYRTIEKYTPQLVSWNGGGFDLPVLHYRALVHGIAAPRYWDMGEDDREFKWNNYLSRYHSRHTDLMDLLALYQPRASAPLDAMARLCGFPGKLGMDGGQVWEAYRDGQIDDIRHYCETDVVNTYLLYCRFQMMRGGLTPPEYADEIRLVKEALAAEPAPHWAQYLAAFPK is encoded by the coding sequence ATGACTCCGATTCTGGTATTTGACATCGAGACGATTCCCGATGTCGACGGCATCCGCCGTCTTGAAGACCTGCCGTCCGACCTCTCCGACGCGGAAGTGGCCGAGCATGCATTCGATGCGCGCCGCGAGAAGACCGGCAGCGATTTCCTGCCGCATCATCTGCAGCGCGTTGCGGCGATTTCCTGCGTGTTCCGCGACAAGGGCGGGTTCCGCGTCCGCTCGCTCGGCACCGCGCAGGACGGCGAGGCCGCGCTGATCCAGTCGTTCTACCGCACCATCGAGAAATACACGCCGCAACTCGTCTCGTGGAACGGCGGCGGCTTCGACCTGCCGGTGCTTCACTACCGCGCGCTGGTGCACGGCATCGCGGCGCCGCGCTACTGGGACATGGGCGAGGACGATCGCGAGTTCAAGTGGAACAACTACCTGTCGCGCTATCACAGCCGGCATACCGACCTGATGGACCTGCTCGCGCTCTACCAGCCGCGCGCGAGCGCCCCGCTCGATGCAATGGCCAGGCTGTGCGGCTTTCCGGGCAAGCTCGGGATGGACGGCGGCCAGGTATGGGAGGCTTATCGCGACGGCCAGATCGACGACATCCGTCATTATTGCGAGACCGACGTCGTCAATACCTACCTGCTGTACTGCCGCTTTCAGATGATGCGCGGCGGGCTCACGCCCCCCGAGTATGCCGACGAGATCCGGCTCGTGAAGGAGGCGCTCGCGGCCGAGCCGGCGCCGCATTGGGCCCAGTACCTGGCGGCGTTCCCCAAGTAG
- a CDS encoding endonuclease/exonuclease/phosphatase family protein: protein MRLIDWNIQWGRDASGRVELARTVAQARALADFDVWCVQELTRGFAALPGGPGPDQFAELAALLPGYTVIEAIAVDLPPAAGGVARRQFGNAIATRLPVGRVLRHMLPWPAEAGTPSMPRIALEVNLCGAGGPLRIVTTHLEFYSAAQRLAQVDALREQHREAAGHAHRPAPAETPDGPFAGSARALDAIVCGDFNSAYRDDAYRRITAPIAGAPDLVDAWVQAHPGQTPPPTAGVYDTEQWQDGAMTCDFVFVTDTLAKRIVRCEIDGATRASDHQPILLELRD, encoded by the coding sequence ATGCGCTTGATCGACTGGAACATCCAATGGGGTCGGGACGCGAGCGGCCGGGTCGAGCTGGCACGCACCGTCGCGCAAGCCCGCGCCCTCGCCGATTTCGACGTGTGGTGCGTGCAGGAGCTCACGCGCGGCTTCGCTGCCCTGCCCGGCGGCCCCGGGCCGGACCAGTTCGCCGAGCTGGCCGCGCTGCTGCCGGGCTACACGGTGATCGAGGCGATCGCGGTGGATCTGCCGCCCGCCGCTGGCGGCGTCGCGCGGCGCCAGTTCGGCAACGCGATCGCGACGCGGCTGCCGGTCGGACGCGTGCTGCGCCACATGCTGCCCTGGCCGGCCGAGGCCGGCACGCCGTCGATGCCGCGCATCGCGCTCGAGGTCAACCTATGCGGCGCCGGCGGGCCGCTGCGGATCGTCACGACGCATCTGGAGTTCTACTCGGCCGCACAGCGCCTCGCGCAGGTCGACGCGCTGCGCGAGCAGCATCGCGAAGCGGCCGGCCACGCGCACCGCCCGGCACCGGCGGAAACGCCCGACGGGCCGTTCGCGGGATCGGCGCGCGCGCTCGACGCGATCGTCTGCGGCGACTTCAACAGCGCCTATCGGGACGACGCCTATCGGCGGATCACCGCCCCGATCGCCGGGGCGCCGGATCTCGTCGACGCCTGGGTGCAGGCGCACCCGGGCCAGACGCCGCCGCCCACGGCGGGCGTCTACGATACGGAGCAGTGGCAGGACGGCGCGATGACCTGCGATTTCGTGTTCGTGACCGACACGCTCGCAAAGCGGATCGTGCGCTGCGAGATCGACGGCGCGACGCGGGCCTCCGATCACCAGCCGATCCTGCTCGAACTGCGCGACTGA